The following coding sequences are from one Thermostaphylospora chromogena window:
- the dhaM gene encoding dihydroxyacetone kinase phosphoryl donor subunit DhaM has translation MAEPVGIVLVSHSSRLADGLAELVAQITAGAVPVIAAGGSDDGGIGTSYERIRTAIADADRGAGVVVLPDLGSAVLTTRSVLADHPDPAVVLLDTAFVEGAVAAAAAASAGADLASVVKAAEEARDVRKF, from the coding sequence ATGGCGGAACCTGTTGGCATCGTACTCGTGTCGCACAGTTCTCGGCTCGCCGACGGCCTGGCCGAACTCGTGGCGCAGATCACCGCGGGCGCCGTCCCCGTGATCGCCGCGGGCGGATCCGACGACGGCGGCATCGGCACGAGCTACGAGCGCATCCGCACGGCGATAGCGGACGCCGACCGCGGGGCCGGGGTAGTGGTGCTGCCCGACCTGGGCAGCGCGGTGCTCACCACCCGGTCCGTGCTTGCCGACCACCCCGACCCCGCCGTGGTCCTGCTCGACACCGCGTTCGTCGAAGGAGCGGTCGCCGCGGCGGCGGCCGCCTCCGCAGGAGCCGACCTGGCGTCCGTCGTCAAGGCGGCGGAGGAGGCGCGCGATGTCCGCAAGTTCTGA
- a CDS encoding IclR family transcriptional regulator, whose protein sequence is MQRAVQVLRLLAAEGSRLGVTELSERLGVAKPTVHAMLRTLEAEGLVVQDRESSKYGLGPGLLHLGNAYLDGHELRARSMTWADALATRANEAVWVGVLTGDHVLVVHHAFRPEGAVQILEVGASIPWNTSALGKAMVAFGPEAEEKRLLEGRLAVLTGRSVTSPDRLAEQLEEARQSGYAIEDQESAIGDASIAAPVFDRSGQVAGAIGVVGPVERLLAEDRRAELAVAVRETARNLSRDLGAGRGYPRRVG, encoded by the coding sequence GTGCAGCGCGCGGTGCAAGTCCTGCGGCTCCTGGCCGCCGAGGGATCCCGGCTCGGCGTCACCGAGTTGTCGGAGCGGCTGGGCGTGGCCAAGCCGACCGTGCACGCGATGCTGCGGACCTTGGAGGCCGAAGGGCTCGTGGTGCAGGACCGCGAGTCCAGCAAATACGGCCTCGGTCCAGGCCTGCTCCACCTGGGCAACGCCTACCTCGACGGCCACGAGCTGCGCGCGCGTTCGATGACCTGGGCGGACGCGCTCGCCACGCGGGCCAACGAGGCAGTGTGGGTGGGTGTGCTCACCGGTGACCACGTGCTGGTGGTGCACCACGCCTTCCGGCCGGAGGGCGCGGTGCAGATCCTGGAGGTCGGCGCCAGCATCCCGTGGAACACCTCCGCGCTGGGTAAGGCGATGGTGGCCTTCGGCCCGGAGGCCGAGGAGAAGAGGCTGCTGGAAGGGCGGCTGGCGGTGCTCACCGGCCGCAGCGTGACCTCGCCCGACCGTCTCGCCGAGCAGCTTGAGGAAGCGCGGCAGTCCGGATACGCCATCGAGGATCAGGAGTCGGCGATCGGTGACGCGAGCATCGCGGCACCCGTGTTCGACCGGTCGGGCCAGGTGGCGGGGGCCATCGGCGTCGTCGGCCCGGTCGAGCGTCTGCTGGCCGAGGACCGCCGTGCCGAGCTGGCGGTCGCGGTCCGGGAGACCGCCCGCAACCTCTCGCGCGACCTGGGCGCGGGGCGCGGTTACCCCCGCCGTGTCGGCTGA
- the dhaK gene encoding dihydroxyacetone kinase subunit DhaK: MKKLINNAAATMVPDALAGLAAAHPGLNVDTVNTVVTRAAVPRGKVALISGGGSGHEPLHAGFIGPGMLDAACPGEIFTSPVPDQMHAAAKAVDSGAGVVFIVPNYTGDVLNFELAAEMAAADGIAVETVLVDDDVAVRDSAFTAGRRGTGATVFVEKIAGAVAEQGATLTEVAEAARAVNAASRSFAVALTPCTTPAAGRPGFDLPEDEMEVGAGIHGEPGRGRVKVCPAGEIATSMVEAICSDMPPRPGEHAIVLLNGMGATPLIELYVLYGTVAVRLAERGVTIARNLVGDYVTSLDMAGASLSVCYADDRMLSLWDAPVNTPALRWGI, from the coding sequence ATGAAGAAGCTCATCAACAACGCCGCCGCCACGATGGTGCCGGACGCGCTGGCCGGTCTCGCCGCCGCCCACCCCGGTCTGAACGTCGACACCGTCAACACCGTCGTCACCCGCGCCGCCGTCCCGCGGGGCAAGGTGGCGTTGATCTCCGGCGGCGGCAGTGGGCACGAGCCGCTGCACGCCGGTTTCATCGGCCCCGGCATGCTCGACGCGGCCTGCCCCGGCGAGATCTTCACCTCGCCGGTCCCCGACCAGATGCACGCCGCGGCCAAGGCGGTCGACAGCGGCGCGGGGGTGGTGTTCATCGTCCCGAACTACACCGGCGACGTCCTGAACTTCGAACTGGCCGCGGAGATGGCCGCCGCCGACGGCATCGCCGTGGAGACCGTACTGGTCGACGACGACGTGGCGGTGCGCGACTCCGCCTTCACGGCGGGCCGGCGCGGCACCGGCGCCACCGTCTTCGTGGAGAAGATCGCCGGAGCGGTCGCCGAGCAGGGCGCGACGCTCACCGAGGTCGCCGAGGCGGCACGCGCGGTCAACGCCGCCTCCCGCTCCTTCGCCGTGGCGCTCACCCCGTGCACGACCCCGGCGGCCGGGCGGCCAGGTTTCGACCTGCCGGAGGATGAGATGGAGGTCGGCGCCGGAATCCACGGCGAGCCCGGCCGCGGCAGGGTGAAGGTCTGCCCCGCGGGAGAGATCGCGACATCCATGGTCGAGGCGATCTGCTCCGACATGCCGCCGCGTCCGGGTGAGCACGCCATCGTGCTGCTGAACGGCATGGGCGCCACCCCGCTGATCGAGCTGTACGTCCTGTACGGCACGGTGGCGGTACGGCTGGCCGAACGCGGCGTGACGATCGCCCGGAACCTGGTGGGCGACTACGTGACCAGCCTGGACATGGCGGGCGCCTCGCTGTCGGTCTGCTACGCGGATGACCGGATGCTCTCGCTGTGGGACGCTCCCGTGAACACGCCGGCGCTGCGCTGGGGGATATGA
- the dhaL gene encoding dihydroxyacetone kinase subunit DhaL, protein MDTTAEPRERLNAATAAAWVRAISAAVSENAEYLTRLDAAIGDADHGVNMRRGFAVAVTTLDAALPDTPGEVLVRTGTALVGKVGGVSGPLYGSMFRVTGRHLADAETVGPDELLEALEAGLQMVRRLGDARPGDKTMVDAFVPALDAFGAAVRDGADLARAARAAAHGAEEGMRATVSMVARKGRASYLGSRSRGHQDPGATSTALVFQALAEVLGG, encoded by the coding sequence ATGGATACCACAGCGGAGCCGAGGGAACGCCTGAACGCCGCCACCGCCGCCGCGTGGGTACGCGCGATCTCTGCGGCCGTCAGCGAGAACGCCGAGTACCTCACCCGGCTCGACGCAGCCATCGGCGACGCCGATCACGGGGTGAACATGCGGCGCGGCTTCGCCGTCGCGGTCACGACCCTGGACGCCGCCCTGCCGGACACGCCCGGTGAGGTGCTCGTCAGGACCGGTACCGCGCTGGTGGGGAAGGTCGGCGGCGTATCCGGTCCGCTCTACGGTTCGATGTTCCGCGTCACGGGCAGGCACCTGGCCGACGCCGAGACGGTGGGCCCCGACGAGCTGCTGGAGGCGCTGGAGGCGGGACTGCAGATGGTCCGGCGGCTCGGTGACGCGCGACCGGGCGACAAGACCATGGTCGACGCCTTCGTCCCCGCGCTGGACGCGTTCGGCGCGGCCGTGCGTGACGGCGCGGATCTGGCTCGGGCGGCCCGCGCCGCCGCACACGGCGCGGAGGAGGGCATGCGCGCCACCGTTTCGATGGTCGCCCGCAAGGGCCGCGCCTCCTATCTGGGGTCACGCAGCCGGGGCCACCAGGACCCGGGGGCCACCTCCACCGCGCTCGTCTTCCAGGCCCTGGCCGAGGTGCTGGGCGGCTGA
- a CDS encoding thiamine pyrophosphate-dependent enzyme — protein MARIASEDLVERLADWGVDTVFGLPGDGINGIMEGLRRHRDRVRFVLVHHEEAAAFMAVGHAKATGRLGVCLATSGPGGIHLLNGLYDAKLDHAPVLAITGMQETSVLGTAYQQEVHLDRLFQDVAEYNMLVTSPLQLPSLVDLAVRTAYARRGVAHLSVPNDIQVADAGADPWNQMGPVRPPATAPIYLPPPGLPRQADLEAAAEVLNAAERPAMLVGAGALHAREEVLAVAERLGAPVIKTLPGKAVVPDDSPYTTGGLGLLGTRPSEELVDEVDVLFMVGTNYPYTRYLPPPGKARVVQIEADPARAGARTPTDVPVVGDAKEGLRALLPMLRGPASGGAHLARYRRKMEEWRRDMAALESASRQPIAPQYLMSVIDDLAADDAILTCDSGTIATWAARHWTIRGGREFYLSGNLASMAPGLPYAIAMQHAFPGRQVIAFIGDGGFAMLMAEFLTAAQHKLPIKVVVNNNNSLGQILWEQMVLGYPEHGVRFAEPWTDFSGWARSCRGYGAKIDKAADLPAAIEEALAHDGPALVDVDVDPNEPPMPGKVSYDQVKKFAQSFLRGQPHRAAIATTLFKDRIQQMGD, from the coding sequence ATGGCTCGGATCGCATCGGAAGACCTCGTCGAGAGACTCGCCGACTGGGGCGTGGACACCGTGTTCGGCCTGCCCGGTGACGGCATCAACGGGATCATGGAGGGGCTGCGACGGCACCGGGACAGGGTGCGCTTCGTGCTTGTCCATCACGAGGAGGCGGCGGCCTTCATGGCCGTCGGGCACGCCAAAGCGACCGGCAGGCTGGGCGTGTGCCTGGCCACATCCGGCCCCGGCGGCATCCACCTGCTCAACGGCCTGTACGACGCCAAGCTCGACCACGCGCCCGTGCTGGCCATCACCGGAATGCAGGAGACCTCCGTACTGGGCACCGCCTACCAGCAGGAGGTCCACCTCGACCGGCTCTTCCAGGACGTCGCCGAATACAACATGCTGGTCACCAGCCCTCTCCAACTCCCCTCGCTGGTCGACCTCGCCGTGCGTACGGCCTATGCCCGGCGCGGCGTCGCCCACCTGAGCGTGCCCAACGACATCCAGGTCGCCGACGCCGGCGCCGACCCGTGGAACCAGATGGGACCGGTGCGCCCGCCGGCCACCGCGCCGATCTACCTTCCTCCGCCGGGCCTGCCCCGGCAGGCCGACCTGGAGGCGGCGGCCGAGGTGCTGAACGCCGCCGAGCGGCCCGCCATGCTCGTCGGCGCGGGCGCGCTGCACGCCAGGGAGGAGGTGCTGGCCGTGGCCGAGCGGCTCGGCGCACCCGTCATCAAGACGCTGCCCGGCAAGGCCGTCGTCCCCGACGACTCGCCGTACACCACCGGAGGTCTCGGCCTGCTCGGCACCCGTCCCAGCGAGGAGCTGGTCGACGAGGTGGATGTGCTGTTCATGGTCGGCACGAACTACCCCTACACCAGGTATCTTCCGCCGCCGGGCAAGGCGCGGGTGGTGCAGATCGAGGCCGATCCGGCGCGTGCGGGGGCGCGGACGCCCACCGACGTGCCGGTGGTCGGCGATGCCAAGGAGGGGCTGCGGGCGCTGCTGCCCATGCTGCGGGGACCGGCCTCGGGCGGCGCCCACCTGGCGCGGTACCGGAGGAAGATGGAGGAGTGGCGGCGTGACATGGCGGCGCTGGAGTCCGCCTCCCGTCAGCCCATCGCCCCGCAGTACCTCATGTCGGTGATCGACGACCTGGCGGCCGACGACGCGATCCTCACCTGCGACAGCGGCACGATCGCCACCTGGGCCGCGCGCCATTGGACCATCCGCGGCGGGCGCGAGTTCTACCTGTCGGGCAACCTCGCCTCGATGGCGCCCGGCCTGCCGTACGCGATCGCGATGCAGCACGCCTTCCCCGGCCGCCAGGTGATCGCGTTCATCGGAGACGGCGGGTTCGCGATGCTGATGGCGGAGTTCCTCACCGCCGCCCAGCACAAGCTGCCGATCAAGGTCGTGGTGAACAACAACAACTCGCTGGGGCAGATCCTGTGGGAGCAGATGGTGCTCGGCTATCCCGAGCACGGTGTGCGCTTCGCCGAGCCGTGGACCGACTTCTCCGGCTGGGCCCGATCCTGCCGCGGCTACGGCGCGAAGATCGATAAGGCCGCCGACCTGCCCGCGGCGATCGAGGAGGCGCTCGCCCACGACGGCCCGGCCCTGGTGGACGTGGACGTCGACCCGAACGAGCCGCCCATGCCGGGCAAGGTCTCCTACGACCAGGTGAAGAAGTTCGCCCAGTCGTTCCTCAGGGGGCAGCCGCACCGCGCCGCCATCGCCACGACCCTGTTCAAGGACCGGATCCAGCAGATGGGCGATTAG
- a CDS encoding SPFH domain-containing protein codes for MERRAFRLNGFAVVAALLVLAAVAAAIGIALGREGAPEFLIVAGVVWLLIALVVGSGFTIVNPNESQVVQFLGRYVGSVDRPGFQWVLPLTTRRRLTLRVRNFETAKLKVNDADGNPVEIAAVVVYKVTDTAKAAFAVDDYEEYVAIQSEAAVRHLATSHPYDSHVEGRTSLRDGAEVADELTAELRERTAMAGVEVMEARITHLAYAPEIAQAMLVRQQAAQVVAARTHIVESAVGMVGLALERLAEQGVVELDEERKAQMVSNLLVVLCGDRATQPVVNAGSLYA; via the coding sequence ATGGAGCGACGTGCTTTCCGGCTGAACGGCTTCGCCGTCGTTGCGGCCCTGCTGGTGCTGGCCGCCGTGGCGGCCGCGATCGGTATCGCCCTCGGCCGTGAGGGCGCCCCCGAGTTCTTGATCGTGGCGGGCGTCGTCTGGCTGCTGATCGCGCTGGTCGTCGGCAGCGGGTTCACCATCGTGAACCCCAACGAGTCCCAGGTCGTGCAGTTCCTCGGCCGCTACGTCGGCTCGGTGGACCGGCCGGGTTTCCAGTGGGTGCTGCCGCTGACCACCCGCCGGCGGCTGACCCTGCGGGTCCGTAACTTCGAGACCGCCAAGCTCAAGGTGAACGACGCCGACGGCAACCCGGTCGAGATCGCCGCCGTCGTGGTCTACAAGGTCACGGACACCGCCAAGGCCGCGTTCGCGGTGGACGACTACGAGGAGTACGTCGCCATCCAGTCCGAAGCGGCCGTCCGCCACCTGGCCACCAGCCACCCCTACGACTCCCATGTCGAGGGCCGCACCAGCCTGCGCGACGGCGCCGAGGTCGCCGATGAGCTCACCGCCGAGCTGCGCGAGCGCACCGCCATGGCGGGCGTGGAGGTCATGGAGGCACGGATCACTCACCTGGCCTACGCGCCGGAGATCGCCCAGGCCATGCTGGTGCGGCAGCAGGCCGCCCAGGTCGTCGCCGCGCGCACCCACATCGTGGAGAGCGCGGTGGGTATGGTGGGGCTGGCGCTGGAGCGCCTGGCTGAGCAGGGCGTGGTGGAACTCGACGAGGAGCGCAAGGCGCAGATGGTGTCAAACCTGCTGGTCGTCCTCTGTGGTGACCGAGCCACTCAACCGGTGGTCAACGCGGGCAGCTTGTACGCCTGA
- a CDS encoding DUF5709 domain-containing protein — protein sequence MSEHTPEHDPHSRFEDEGIPDLQDGTPQQQWAVDPQEASLPADHPVAVDEYGTTEDEQLRGEPLTDRLAREVPEEKPEFGAEGPIGRPEAAPGGDRDSSALTEEGGLGVGSDLDTRRRQDTDVEPEWPAQPEEPSGRVWDEPRRSGRLVAPDEGAHGDTESDEVAEEVGPDSGGYTAEESAMRVEPE from the coding sequence GTGAGCGAGCACACGCCGGAGCACGATCCACACTCGCGCTTCGAGGACGAGGGCATTCCAGACCTGCAGGACGGAACGCCCCAGCAGCAGTGGGCGGTCGACCCACAGGAGGCGTCGCTTCCGGCGGACCACCCGGTCGCCGTGGACGAGTACGGCACCACGGAGGACGAGCAGCTCCGGGGCGAGCCCTTGACGGACAGGCTCGCTCGTGAGGTGCCGGAGGAGAAACCCGAGTTCGGTGCGGAGGGGCCGATCGGGCGACCCGAGGCGGCGCCGGGTGGGGACCGGGATTCGAGCGCTCTCACCGAGGAGGGCGGCCTGGGGGTGGGATCGGACCTCGACACCCGGCGCCGGCAGGACACCGACGTGGAGCCCGAATGGCCCGCCCAGCCGGAGGAGCCGTCCGGGCGCGTCTGGGACGAACCGCGGCGCTCGGGGCGGCTGGTCGCCCCGGACGAGGGCGCCCACGGGGACACCGAGTCGGACGAGGTCGCCGAGGAGGTCGGCCCGGACAGCGGCGGCTACACAGCCGAGGAGAGCGCCATGCGGGTCGAACCGGAATGA
- a CDS encoding ATP-binding protein: protein MTGTTREPPDGGGIAAPGTAAVVELAIWQLADHFSAVMRSRDLIRGAYTTLGMAPEVVDDAVVMVSELVTNAIQHACGPYELRLYRRGTSVVCEVVDGSHVLPRVPPPPGPPLTLGDIDAIADFERLETGRGLDVVNRLSGGRCWTHPTKTRTTDPVVMGKCVAFALDLPGAPVPASPLGPGRSPDLPGLP from the coding sequence GTGACCGGAACGACGCGGGAACCGCCCGACGGCGGGGGGATCGCGGCTCCGGGAACGGCCGCCGTGGTGGAGCTGGCGATCTGGCAGCTGGCCGATCACTTCTCCGCCGTCATGCGCAGCCGCGACCTGATCCGCGGCGCGTACACCACCTTAGGAATGGCGCCCGAGGTCGTGGACGACGCCGTGGTGATGGTGTCGGAGCTGGTGACCAACGCCATCCAGCATGCCTGCGGCCCCTACGAGCTGCGCCTGTACCGCCGCGGGACGAGTGTGGTGTGCGAGGTCGTGGACGGTTCGCACGTCCTGCCGCGGGTGCCGCCACCCCCGGGGCCGCCGCTGACGCTCGGCGACATCGACGCCATCGCCGATTTCGAACGCTTGGAGACCGGCCGCGGCCTGGACGTGGTCAACCGCCTGTCCGGCGGGCGCTGCTGGACCCACCCCACCAAGACCCGCACCACCGATCCGGTGGTGATGGGCAAGTGTGTCGCCTTCGCCCTCGACCTGCCGGGCGCGCCCGTGCCCGCAAGCCCTCTCGGCCCCGGCCGGTCCCCGGACCTGCCCGGCCTGCCATAG
- a CDS encoding DUF2795 domain-containing protein: protein MTKTPHPIQLQKHLTGVDYPASRGDLLDAAREHGADQNVIKALEAIPDKEYDGPIAVSQAISGES from the coding sequence ATGACCAAGACACCGCACCCGATCCAGCTGCAAAAGCACCTGACGGGCGTCGACTACCCGGCCTCACGCGGCGATCTGCTGGACGCGGCCCGCGAGCACGGCGCGGATCAGAACGTGATCAAGGCGTTGGAGGCGATCCCCGATAAGGAGTACGACGGTCCCATCGCGGTAAGCCAGGCGATATCCGGCGAGAGCTGA
- a CDS encoding NAD-dependent epimerase/dehydratase family protein, translating into MRVVVTGATGNVGTSVVSALAGDPSVTSIVGLARREPDWHPAKTDWRIADVAVDDLEPHMAGADAVIHLAWLFQPTRDPLTTWKVNALGSARVFEAAARARVPALVYASSVGAYSPGPKDRPVTEDWPTHGWPNASYGREKAYVERMLDVFERDHPEIRVVRMRPGFIFKPGASAEQRRLFAGPLLPQRLVRPGVIPFVPDHPRLRFQALHADDMGEAYRLAVTRPVSGAFNVAAEPVIDPRVLAEVFGTRTVTMPGWVLRNAVAVAWRMRMIPASPYLVEMVLKMPIMDVTRARTELGWEPRYSAVDALKALVEGMHEPSGPMTPPLSPRTGGPARLRELVTGIGRRP; encoded by the coding sequence ATGCGGGTAGTTGTCACAGGCGCCACTGGAAACGTGGGTACGAGCGTCGTGTCGGCCCTGGCGGGCGACCCCTCGGTCACCTCCATCGTCGGTCTGGCCCGGCGCGAGCCCGACTGGCACCCGGCCAAGACCGACTGGCGCATCGCCGACGTGGCCGTCGACGATCTGGAACCGCACATGGCGGGTGCCGACGCGGTCATCCACCTGGCCTGGCTGTTTCAGCCCACGCGCGATCCGCTCACCACCTGGAAGGTCAACGCGCTGGGCAGCGCGCGGGTGTTCGAGGCGGCGGCACGTGCCCGGGTACCGGCGCTCGTGTACGCCTCCTCCGTGGGGGCGTACTCGCCCGGCCCGAAGGACCGTCCGGTCACCGAGGATTGGCCGACGCACGGCTGGCCGAACGCCTCCTACGGGCGGGAGAAGGCGTACGTGGAACGGATGCTCGACGTGTTCGAGCGCGACCATCCGGAGATCCGCGTGGTGCGGATGCGCCCCGGTTTCATCTTCAAGCCGGGGGCCTCGGCCGAGCAGCGCCGTCTGTTCGCCGGTCCGCTGCTTCCCCAGCGGCTGGTACGGCCGGGTGTGATCCCGTTCGTGCCGGATCATCCGCGGCTCAGGTTCCAGGCGCTGCACGCCGACGACATGGGCGAGGCGTACCGGCTCGCGGTCACCAGGCCGGTCTCCGGCGCGTTCAACGTCGCCGCCGAACCGGTGATCGATCCCCGCGTCCTGGCCGAGGTGTTCGGCACGCGGACGGTGACCATGCCCGGGTGGGTGCTGCGGAACGCGGTCGCCGTGGCCTGGCGGATGCGCATGATCCCGGCATCGCCGTACCTGGTGGAGATGGTGCTGAAGATGCCGATCATGGATGTGACCCGGGCCCGCACCGAGCTGGGCTGGGAGCCCCGGTATTCGGCGGTGGACGCGTTGAAGGCGCTGGTCGAGGGCATGCACGAACCGTCCGGCCCGATGACGCCGCCGCTGTCCCCGCGCACCGGCGGACCGGCCAGGCTGCGGGAGCTGGTCACCGGCATCGGCCGCCGTCCCTGA
- a CDS encoding hemerythrin domain-containing protein, translating into MTTQQTAPEAMEEKDVLALLVHQHGMIRDMFDEVERAPASERAEAFQRLVRMLAVHEAAEEEIVHPYARRKMDGGDAVVDDRITEENEAKQLLMHMDQAGVDAPDFAENLAKLRTSVLEHARSEERYEFSKLQAHTTEAERRALAAGVKAAEAMAPTHPHPGVESATKNVLVGTPAAMMDRVRDVIRRAIGKKD; encoded by the coding sequence ATGACGACCCAGCAGACCGCTCCGGAGGCGATGGAGGAGAAAGACGTGCTCGCCCTCCTCGTCCACCAGCACGGAATGATCAGGGACATGTTCGACGAGGTGGAGCGGGCGCCCGCGAGCGAACGCGCCGAGGCGTTCCAGCGGCTGGTGCGGATGCTCGCCGTCCACGAGGCGGCGGAGGAGGAGATCGTCCACCCCTATGCACGGCGCAAGATGGACGGCGGCGACGCCGTCGTGGACGACCGGATCACCGAGGAGAACGAGGCCAAGCAGCTTCTGATGCACATGGACCAGGCGGGCGTGGACGCCCCCGACTTCGCGGAGAACCTCGCGAAGCTGCGGACCTCCGTCCTGGAGCACGCCCGCAGCGAGGAACGGTACGAGTTCTCCAAGCTGCAGGCGCACACCACCGAGGCCGAGCGCCGCGCGCTGGCCGCGGGGGTGAAGGCCGCCGAGGCCATGGCGCCCACCCATCCCCACCCCGGAGTCGAATCCGCGACCAAGAACGTGCTGGTCGGCACGCCGGCCGCGATGATGGACCGCGTCCGCGACGTGATCCGCCGAGCGATCGGCAAGAAGGACTGA
- a CDS encoding DUF3040 domain-containing protein: MTLPRHEQRILREIERELERDSPELLRLTAILRSRHPDQPEREEPEWADQVRHAPGRYDFPLGRWEVIVICGAVAVFAVALFFVTVVAPYIR, translated from the coding sequence GTGACCCTGCCCCGGCACGAACAGCGGATCCTCCGAGAGATCGAACGCGAGCTGGAACGCGACAGCCCGGAGCTCCTCCGCCTCACCGCGATCCTGCGCTCCCGCCACCCCGACCAGCCGGAACGGGAGGAACCGGAGTGGGCCGATCAGGTCCGGCACGCCCCCGGGCGGTACGACTTCCCCCTCGGCCGATGGGAGGTGATCGTGATCTGCGGCGCCGTCGCCGTCTTCGCGGTCGCCCTGTTCTTCGTCACCGTGGTCGCCCCGTACATCCGCTGA
- the ctaD gene encoding cytochrome c oxidase subunit I, with translation MTRVESPPPTTTPPFRKRGPGTRLAGWLSTTDHKVIGHMYLITAFGFFLAAGIMALLIRAELAAPDMQLLTNEQYNQLFTMHGVVMLLLFATPLFAGFANVIMPLQIGAPDVAFPRLNAASYWLFLFGGLITMSAFLTADGAPSFGWFAYTPLSGKTYSPTTGGDLWIMGLVLAGLGTILGAVNFITTIICMRAPGMVAFRMPIFTWNVLFTSILALLAFPVLAAAMLALEADRRLGTHIYDPATGGPLLWQHLFWFFGHPEVYIIALPFFGIITEVLPVFSRKPIFGYVGLVGATIAITGLSMVVWAHHMFPTGQVLLPFFALMSFLIAVPTGIKFFNWVGTMWRGHLSFQSPMLFAIGFLVTFLLGGLTGVILASPPMDFHVTDSYFVVAHFHYTVFGTVVFAMFAGFYFWWPKMTGTLLNETLGKIHFWTLFLGFHATFLVQHILGTLGYPRRYAHYSAIDGFTTLNQISSAGALLLGLSTLPFLYNIWHTARHAPKVTVDDPWGYGNSLEWATSCPPPRHNFTTIPRIRSERPAFDLHYPHLGRRDVAPPRRSRQIRR, from the coding sequence ATGACGCGGGTCGAGTCTCCGCCGCCTACCACCACGCCGCCGTTCCGTAAACGCGGACCCGGCACCCGGCTGGCCGGATGGCTGTCCACCACCGATCACAAAGTGATCGGCCACATGTACCTGATCACCGCATTCGGCTTCTTCCTGGCCGCCGGCATCATGGCCCTGCTCATCCGCGCCGAACTGGCCGCCCCCGACATGCAACTGCTCACCAACGAACAGTACAACCAGCTGTTCACCATGCACGGGGTGGTCATGCTGCTGCTGTTCGCCACCCCCCTGTTCGCCGGCTTCGCCAACGTCATCATGCCGCTGCAGATCGGCGCCCCCGACGTCGCCTTCCCCCGCCTCAACGCCGCCAGCTACTGGCTGTTTTTGTTCGGCGGACTGATCACCATGTCCGCCTTCCTCACCGCCGACGGCGCCCCCTCCTTCGGCTGGTTCGCCTACACCCCCCTATCCGGCAAGACCTACTCCCCCACCACCGGCGGCGACCTATGGATCATGGGACTGGTCCTGGCCGGCCTGGGCACCATCCTGGGCGCGGTCAACTTCATCACCACCATCATCTGCATGCGCGCCCCCGGCATGGTCGCCTTCCGCATGCCCATCTTCACCTGGAACGTCCTGTTCACCTCCATCCTGGCCCTGCTGGCCTTCCCCGTCCTGGCCGCCGCCATGCTCGCCCTGGAAGCCGACCGCCGCCTGGGCACCCACATCTACGACCCGGCCACCGGCGGACCACTGCTATGGCAACACCTGTTCTGGTTCTTCGGCCACCCGGAGGTCTACATCATCGCCCTGCCGTTCTTCGGCATCATCACCGAAGTCCTGCCGGTCTTCTCCCGCAAACCCATCTTCGGCTACGTCGGCCTGGTCGGCGCCACCATCGCCATCACCGGCCTGTCCATGGTCGTCTGGGCCCACCACATGTTCCCCACCGGCCAGGTCCTGCTGCCCTTCTTCGCCCTGATGAGCTTTCTGATCGCCGTCCCCACCGGCATCAAGTTCTTCAACTGGGTCGGCACCATGTGGCGCGGCCACCTCAGCTTCCAATCCCCCATGCTGTTCGCCATCGGCTTCCTGGTCACCTTCCTGCTCGGCGGCCTGACCGGCGTCATCCTCGCCTCCCCCCCGATGGACTTCCACGTCACCGACTCCTACTTCGTGGTCGCCCACTTCCACTACACCGTCTTCGGCACCGTGGTGTTCGCCATGTTCGCCGGCTTCTACTTCTGGTGGCCGAAGATGACCGGCACCCTGCTCAACGAAACCCTCGGCAAGATCCACTTTTGGACCCTGTTCCTCGGCTTCCACGCCACCTTCCTGGTCCAGCACATCCTGGGCACCCTCGGCTATCCCCGCCGCTATGCCCACTACAGCGCCATCGACGGCTTCACCACGCTCAACCAGATCTCCTCAGCCGGCGCACTGCTGCTGGGCCTGTCCACCCTGCCGTTCCTGTACAACATCTGGCACACCGCCCGCCACGCCCCCAAAGTGACCGTGGACGACCCGTGGGGATACGGCAACTCCCTGGAATGGGCCACCTCCTGCCCCCCACCCCGCCACAACTTCACCACCATCCCCCGCATCCGATCCGAACGTCCAGCCTTCGACCTGCACTACCCGCACCTGGGTAGACGCGACGTGGCCCCGCCTCGGCGCTCACGGCAGATACGGAGGTGA